The following coding sequences lie in one Microbacterium sp. XT11 genomic window:
- a CDS encoding iron ABC transporter permease: MAPGRETPSRETPGTADLRRPVAARTAWLLAGLVVLLVLGILSVSFGVREVSPPDIVAALSGHDDTIAQAAIVKRIPRTVLALLVGAALALAGATMQAVTRNPVADPGILGVSNGAALAVVIGIAFLGLTDPYGQMALAITGAALAAVFVYTVGSLGRGGATPLKLALAGAATSAAFASLVSAIMLPRVDLLRSYQSWQIGGVGGAEWPRIAMTVPVLALGALICIAASRGMNSLALGDDMAAGLGEHVGRTRLVSALGAVILAGAATAIAGPIGFVGLVVPHICRMLVGTDHRWLLPFSALTGAALLTAGDIVGRVLAASSEEIQVGIVTALIGAPFFIWIVRRQKVREL, from the coding sequence ATCGCGCCAGGCAGGGAGACGCCGAGCCGCGAGACCCCGGGCACCGCCGACCTGCGGCGCCCGGTGGCCGCGCGCACCGCGTGGCTGCTCGCCGGCCTCGTCGTGCTGCTCGTGCTCGGCATCCTGTCCGTGTCGTTCGGCGTGCGGGAGGTGTCGCCCCCCGACATCGTGGCGGCGCTGTCGGGGCACGACGACACGATCGCGCAGGCGGCGATCGTCAAGCGCATCCCGCGCACCGTGCTGGCACTGCTCGTCGGGGCGGCCCTCGCCCTGGCCGGAGCTACGATGCAGGCCGTGACCCGCAACCCGGTCGCCGACCCCGGCATCCTCGGCGTCTCGAACGGGGCGGCCCTCGCGGTCGTCATCGGCATCGCGTTCCTCGGCCTCACCGACCCGTACGGACAGATGGCTCTGGCGATCACCGGCGCCGCGCTCGCCGCCGTCTTCGTCTACACGGTGGGCTCGCTCGGGCGCGGCGGCGCCACCCCGCTCAAGCTCGCACTGGCGGGGGCCGCCACCTCGGCCGCCTTCGCCTCGCTCGTCAGCGCCATCATGCTGCCGCGGGTCGATCTGCTGCGGTCGTACCAGTCGTGGCAGATCGGCGGCGTCGGCGGCGCCGAGTGGCCGCGCATCGCCATGACCGTACCGGTGCTGGCCCTCGGCGCGCTCATCTGCATCGCCGCGTCTCGGGGCATGAACTCCCTCGCGCTCGGCGATGACATGGCCGCGGGGCTGGGCGAGCACGTCGGCCGCACGCGCCTCGTCTCGGCACTCGGCGCCGTGATCCTCGCGGGCGCTGCGACGGCCATCGCCGGCCCGATCGGGTTCGTCGGACTCGTCGTCCCGCATATCTGCCGGATGCTGGTCGGCACCGACCACCGGTGGCTGCTGCCCTTCTCGGCCCTCACCGGAGCGGCGCTCCTCACGGCGGGCGACATCGTCGGACGGGTGCTGGCAGCCTCGTCGGAGGAGATCCAGGTCGGCATCGTCACCGCCCTGATCGGCGCCCCGTTCTTCATCTGGATCGTCCGCCGCCAGAAGGTGCGTGAACTGTGA
- a CDS encoding FecCD family ABC transporter permease: MRIGSAPAARGSQAAPAVAAVIAGRRARHRRHAAVTVALAALLTVVFAVALMVGNTFYPLDQVLRVVLGETVPGASFTVGELRLPRAVLAVLAGLAFGIAGVSFQTLLRNPLASPDIIGISQGAGAAAVVGIVVLSLDGPAVSALALGGAVLTAAVIYLLSNKGGFAGTRLILIGIGVAAMLQSVISYVLSRAANWDIQTAMQWLTGSVNNASWERVLPLVVAVVVAVPLMLAQGRALGAMQLGDDSASGLGIRVTRTRLLFILGAVVLLAVATASTGPIAFVAFMAGPIAARLTGPGANLLLPSGLVGALLVLGGDLVGQFALGARYPVGVITGVLGAPYLIYLLIRTNRSGGSL; the protein is encoded by the coding sequence ATCCGCATCGGTTCTGCTCCGGCTGCGCGCGGCTCGCAGGCAGCACCTGCCGTCGCCGCCGTCATCGCCGGGCGCCGCGCACGTCACCGTCGGCACGCCGCCGTCACGGTCGCACTCGCCGCACTGCTCACGGTCGTGTTCGCCGTGGCGCTCATGGTCGGCAACACCTTCTATCCCCTCGACCAGGTGCTGCGGGTCGTCCTCGGCGAGACCGTGCCGGGAGCCTCCTTCACGGTGGGGGAGCTGCGCCTGCCGCGCGCGGTGCTCGCCGTGCTGGCCGGGCTCGCGTTCGGCATCGCCGGCGTCTCGTTCCAGACTCTGCTGCGCAATCCGCTGGCCTCGCCCGACATCATCGGCATCTCGCAGGGCGCCGGCGCCGCAGCGGTGGTCGGCATCGTCGTGCTGTCGCTCGACGGACCGGCGGTGTCCGCCCTCGCGCTCGGGGGCGCCGTGCTGACCGCCGCGGTGATCTACCTGCTCTCGAACAAGGGCGGATTCGCCGGCACACGCCTCATCCTCATCGGCATCGGCGTCGCGGCCATGCTCCAGAGCGTCATCTCGTATGTGCTCTCCCGGGCCGCGAACTGGGACATCCAGACCGCGATGCAGTGGCTCACGGGCAGCGTCAACAACGCCTCGTGGGAGCGCGTGCTCCCGCTCGTCGTCGCGGTCGTCGTCGCCGTGCCGCTCATGCTCGCGCAGGGCAGGGCGCTCGGCGCCATGCAGCTCGGCGATGACTCGGCGTCGGGCCTCGGCATCCGCGTCACCCGGACGCGGCTGCTGTTCATCCTCGGCGCCGTCGTGCTCCTCGCCGTCGCCACCGCGTCCACGGGGCCGATCGCGTTCGTCGCGTTCATGGCCGGCCCGATCGCCGCGCGCCTCACCGGCCCCGGTGCGAATCTGCTGCTGCCCAGCGGGCTCGTCGGAGCCCTGCTGGTGCTCGGCGGCGACCTCGTCGGCCAGTTCGCCCTCGGCGCCCGCTACCCCGTCGGCGTGATCACAGGAGTGCTGGGCGCGCCGTACCTCATCTACCTGCTCATCCGCACCAACCGCTCGGGAGGCTCGCTGTGA
- a CDS encoding ABC transporter ATP-binding protein, translating to MTAAHTLSAESVTLGYGARTIIDGLDLTLAPGKITTIVGANGCGKSTLLRSFARLLSPDSGQIVLDGKSVHAQPTREVARVLGLLPQSPIAPEGIAVADLVGRGRHPHQRMLSRWTAHDYEVVADALAVTGTTELADRSVDELSGGQRQRVWIAMALAQETDILLLDEPTTFLDVAHQVEVLDLLTDLSVSRGTTIVMVLHDLNLAARYADELVAMKDGRVYAVGSPHEIVTSQLVEDVFGLANQITTDPVSGKPMVTPIGRHHVR from the coding sequence GTGACCGCAGCGCACACCCTGTCGGCCGAGTCCGTCACGCTCGGCTATGGCGCCCGCACCATCATCGACGGACTCGACCTCACCCTCGCCCCGGGCAAGATCACGACGATCGTCGGGGCGAACGGATGCGGCAAGTCGACGCTGCTCCGCTCGTTCGCGCGGCTGCTGTCGCCGGACTCGGGACAGATCGTGCTCGACGGCAAGTCGGTGCACGCCCAGCCGACCAGGGAGGTCGCGCGCGTGCTCGGCCTGTTGCCGCAGTCGCCCATCGCGCCCGAGGGCATCGCCGTCGCCGACCTGGTCGGTCGAGGGCGGCACCCGCATCAGCGGATGCTGTCGCGCTGGACCGCGCACGACTACGAGGTGGTGGCCGACGCGCTGGCCGTGACCGGCACGACCGAGCTGGCCGATCGCAGCGTCGACGAGCTCTCCGGAGGCCAACGGCAGCGGGTGTGGATCGCGATGGCCCTCGCGCAGGAGACCGACATCCTGCTGCTCGACGAGCCCACGACGTTCCTCGACGTCGCGCACCAGGTGGAGGTGCTCGATCTGCTCACCGACCTGAGCGTCTCGCGCGGCACGACCATCGTCATGGTGCTGCACGACCTGAACCTCGCCGCCCGGTATGCCGACGAGCTCGTCGCCATGAAGGACGGACGCGTGTACGCCGTCGGCAGCCCGCACGAGATCGTCACATCCCAGCTCGTCGAAGACGTCTTCGGGCTGGCCAATCAGATCACCACAGACCCGGTTTCCGGCA